CGATTTCGGTTTCGATCGCCCTGATTTGAAAATTATAGTAATCCCTGTCGCTCAAAAGTCGAGTCTTTTCCTTCCGAGTCGAGATCAATGAGATTTATTTACATCGATGTTTAATAGTTGAAGGTTTTAATGCATTCGGAGCGATAATGCATGATAAAATTCTAAATATGAGAATTTAGAGTTggacaaatttatttaaatggacTTTCGATCTAAGGCATAATTTTATCTAAAATACCTGGCATTCGTTGGAAAAGTTTCCTCTCGAGAGTTGTTATCAAGAGTAAGATTCCTAGTGCAATGGCTGCCCGTGTCGTTCAATTTAGTTCAAAACTTATTTCGACGTCGCAGGTGCGGAGGATGATTCATATTCTACCACCTAAAAGTCTTATGCTGCTGTAGAGCCATCCCTGCTGTAAAAATATTGCACACACATTTTAACTACCCTTAAAAGCTAGAGATTCCGAAAACCTATTAGGCAAATAACTAAAAACTGGAAGTAGAAAAAGAACAATAAACAGAGATGATCCTTAAGCTCGAAATTCTTTTCAATGGGGGGAAAAGGAAGACATACCAACATCCAGATTTCTTATTCCCGACGATAACTGTACTCTTGTCTCCAAATTAACTGTCTGTTAGGATCTTGTACTTGAATCTTCTTTAATTCCGGTCAAGTGAGATTTGCGACAACACTTCCAGGCCACTCGACACAATTCCTTCTTCTTACCACTTTCGCACTCTGTACCGTGTTGTACAGAGCACAGGGGCCCCAACTTGGAGGTGAGGCGAGTGGATTTGACCAGAGTGGACCCACCAACTTCGTCGAAATTCTCTGCACCAGGCTACCAAAATAGCAACCTAGATATAGGAAAACATCAACTAAACTAAGCCTCGTGCCCCCATGGTTTTTACTCAGACTATTTTAACTCTAGTTTTTGTTTAAGTAGATTCCTCAATTCTCAACTTTAAAGAGTAACTTCATCCCCTTTCGCCACTAAAAGAACAGTTTCGTTAAAATCAACTTGTGACCCTCGTCCTCACGAATTTATTCTTGATACCGTCTCTCGAGAGTGAAACTTTGGAGTCGAAACCAGTCGCGTGTTAAAATCGTTATCCTGGGACAAGGTCTCTCCGTCGATCATTCAGATACCGCACACCCTAAACGCTCGATGCAACGATCTCGATAGGAGAATTCTCCAGAAGAACAATGTAACCTACCGGGGGACCGAAAATCCATGTAAATCGAGAGTAAATAACACGACACGTAACCCAGAGAAACAATAAACGGAGTAACGACACTCGTTTCACGCTGGGCGGTTAGTCATAAGAAGTTTTCCTGTTTGAAGATCCTGGACGCCACGCTGGTGACGCGAGCGCAACGCGCCGAGGTCTTCGACTATTTTTCGGGGCAGCTCGGTTATCGCGTCCTTTTCATCGAGTGCGTCTGCGACGATCCGGTCGTGCTGGAGCAAAATTACAAGGAGATATTGCGCTACAGCACCGACTACGTCGGTGTGGACCCGGCACGGGCCGTGGAAGATCTACGGTTGAAGGTCGCCCACTATGTCCGATCGCACGAGCCCATGGAGGAAAAGATTTATCCCAGGATACGCATCGACACCGCTACCATGGACATCCAGACCTGCAAGGTGTCTGGACACATTGAGACCAGCGTGCTTGGATATCTGGGCAGTGTCACCGTCAAGCCCCACACTCTCTACTTCTCTCGGGTTAGTAATCGCGTTATACTACCTCATTTATTGCAATCGAATGGGGACCACCATAGAACCTGACGTGAACAGATAATTCTTGAAATAATTTCAtctgctagcttaatagataCGATATGAGTTCTAATACTTTTTACATATTCCACTTAATCGATGTACTATAGTACCTCGTTTATTGCAATCAAATGGGGATCGCCCATAGAACTCTACGTGAACAGATAATTCTTGAAATAATTCCacctgctagcttaatagataCGATATGATCTAATACTTTTTACATATTCCACTTAATCGATGTACTATAGTACCTCGTTTATTGCAATCAAATGGGGATCGCCCATAGAACCTGACGTGAACAGATAATTCTTGAAATAATTTCAtctgctagcttaatagataCGATATGAGTTCTAATACTTTTTACATATTCCACTTAATCGATGTACTATAGTACCTCGTTTATTGCAATCAAATGGGAATCGCCATATCCACCTACTacgttaacccttaagtggactctcagtctcaactgaattattttacttaatgttgatttttaccaaattgataaatgaaaatcaaccttcctttaaagcatttaaaaaataatgaactaatggaagattacaaaaattttcaaataattacattgatatgTATTAATTcataattaatttaaacttgCCAAAGGCTGCAGCGGCCCCAATAATTCTCTTAAGGGTTAATAGACACAATATGAGTTCTAATATTGTTTACATATTGCATTTCATCGACGTACTATAGTACCTCGTTTATTGAAATGGAATGAGGATTGTTAGAGACGCCACTTTCGATTCGAGTAATATAAGTTCTTCCTGAATTTGGTATTAGAACATGACGTGTACAGACAATCCTTAAAATAATTGCACCAACTAGCCTAATAGGTACAATATAAAACAACATAAAAATTCCTGATCGCTATAGGTCTTCTATGATTTTTTATTCTGTTGGTCAATACTGTTCTTCGATACGccgatatttttaaattttttatccgCAAAATTGTTGTGATGAGCGAAATAAGCGATACTCCGATATCTGCAGAATAAGATAGTTGAGACAAAATTTCTCAACCACAATCAATGCTCAAATGGAAGATAAGTAACCGTTTATCCGTTACTCTTTAAATAGAAATgagaatattaattatagaataaaaaatatcacAACAAATggataaaaatatattcgaatGAAATTAGTTTTTTTTCGTTGTACACTTTCATTTCTAATATCTGGCAAGAAAAAGTTCAGTGAAAGATACACGGAATCATACAAAGAAATATGCTCATAATTTACTAAAAGTGACGTTCTCTTTTTTCTTATGGAttctttttctcgaattttgttaattatttatatGGAAATAGTCCACTCTGAAAACAATGGTTTTCTTTCCGTTTCTAGCACGGAGAAAGCGAGTACAATGTCCTGGGCAAAGTTGGAGGCGACGCGGTTCTGAGCGCCCGTGGCGAGAGATACGCACAGGCATTGGCGACGAAATTCAACGCTATGCGTATACCTGATCTCCGAATCCTGACGAGTCGTCTTCGAAGGACCATCGCGACGGCTCGCGGCGTCGAGGCGCCCCAAGAGCACGTGGCAGCCCTCAACGAGCTCCACGCTGGAATCTGCGAGGGTCTCTCTTACGAGGAAATGCAAGAACAGTATCCTCAGGTAATTCAAAGAACCGCTATGCTACACCCAACTTCCTGAATCCGAGTCTTAACACGACAAGGATCTTGCAAAGAATCGATTACGAACATACATAAggagttcggccactcctgggaaaaattttaatgggagattctagaggccaaaataagacaaaaatccagaatatcaatttgttaaatgcgaaattaaaaaatttcaaatcgttctaaaaaaattatttttggttgcagtggtcacttacaatcatttttggtcaatacacacactctcgaaatcctaaccatttccgagaaaaaaattccttatcgaaaatatcatttcaggccagaaatgtcactcaaaaatttcacgtgtatctttaaaacaccataacttctgaatggattggacgattttaatgttcaaaaagccaaacgccgcgtattttagtgtagaatatgtagcaattataaaaatattcgaaaagttgttccttgatcccgcaatgttagaaaaaccccataaaaatggtccaattttcaaacgactataactcctagaatagtgaatatatttcaatgaaatttcggAGGGCAGTAGAGTTCAAGGAtgcccacaaaaaagtattagacaacttttctgtagagcgccaaccaaattaattaaaaatgagaaacgaattttgaagaaaaatcgatacggggtaggtgcctaaatttttcgatgaaaaaaaaattttcaaatcattctggaaaaattatttttgcaggggtcaattacaatcatttttggtcaatatacatacccccgaaatccacatactttcgagaaaaaaattctttaccgaaaatatattatatggccggaaatgtttctaatttttttaacgatgcctcaatcagcaaattagtatccttgattttcgtcttattttagcctctagaatttcccattaaaattttttcccagaatggctgaacaccctgtataattaataactttgtatcagtggtttatttcaaatttaatgACTCACTTGGGAAACACGTAAACTGTTTTATTCATGTTTAGAACAGGAATATCTGTCTATGATAGTAATTGTCGTTTTTCAGACATGATATTATCATTTCATCTTCTTTAAAAATAGTGCAATTATCTATTATTTTTCCAATGTAACGGACTTTGATGTGTTTTTCATCATCATACTGTTATTATGATCTCATTTTCCTTTATCATCGTTTTTCTTCGTTGCTCTGCCAAGGCTTCTATTTCATTTTCATATAAACAAACTTCTACATCACTTTCTCAAAATCTAATCTTCTCTTTACCTTTTCAATTTCttcgtaatatttttaatttatctattacacttcaaattaaattgagttcTGCTAATatgatatttttcatacataaaTATTATATCATATACAAAATCCTATGCTTCAGCACCAAGAGTATGTATCTaacgaaagaaaattaaatcgGATGTTAATTCAAgttcaattataattatagtcCTACGTAatacttttatatatttttaccaTAGTCATCACTATGACCATAGTAACCTCGATCGGAGGTACCTGATTATCGAATTGCTCGAATGTCGTAAGTGAGCATTGGATCGTTGCCATAGCTATAAGCGGATGCTCTGGCAGCTTCTCGTTGAAACTAGCTCGTCGAAAGACTACTGCACAAACCTCGGACACTTGATTGCTCTCAGCCCATAAAGACTTCGCATCTTAAGACATGATATTtcagtttgaaaatattatcGAAATTTTAGTTCAAAGAAGTCTTTGTGGAAGTATCCCATCACCACACTAACTTATTCATCAAGGTCCTTGACCACGAATCATTTTTGAGAAtcttattttcaattaaatacttTACATTATGGCTGTTCTAAATCTGTAATAATGCAATTGTAATTATTCCATCGAGTCTTCGAACCTATTCTTCTCAGAAATACTAAAAGTGAACATATACTGTAATTTATTAGTCTATACAtaattatacatatgtatatctaaACACGGGGAAGTCAGTTAGAACCTTTGAAATTATACACAAAATATCCTATTTTTGGTACAGAAAAATGGAGAACGCTTTTCAGATATTCCTTGTTCGGTACAAAGAACTATTGCTTTCCAAGTTTACAAAAATATCGCGCGTCCATATTAGCTAGGACCAAGCCTTGACAATAATACGATGTCCTCGCGCTCTTTTCGCCACCAACCAGACGATTCTAACATCGATTTTGTCCCCAGGAGTTCGCTTGGCGCGACCAGGACAAGCTTCGCTACCGTTATCCTTGGGGCGAGAGTTACATCGACGCGATGCAGCGCGTGGAGCCGGTGATAGCGAACCTGCAGAGGTCCGACAACGTCCTGGTGGTGTCCCATCAAGCCATTCTGCGTTGCATCATCGGTTTCTTCATGGACAAAAAGCCTGAAGAGCTGCCGTACATGGAGGTCCCGCTGCACACGATCATCCGCGCCAGTAGCCAGGGCTTCAACTATAAATTGGAGTTCTTCAAGCTGCCCATCGAGTGTGTAAACACGACCCGGGTGAAACCGAACAATTGCAGCGCGGACAGGACCGCCGACGACGCTCTGATCACCGTCCCCGCGCATTTCGACATCCCCGATCCTTGGAGGAACCCTGGCAGCGGACCCACCCTCGTGCAGCAGCACTGAGACACCGCTCCAAGATCCACGATCGCGTCCAAGATTCGATCTCTGTTGGACTGCAATTTTCGGGGATTTCGAAAGTAACGCAATTTTGCACAAGAAGGAAAACAGAGGGACGGCCGACGCGTTGAACTTATTTGTTAGCATGTGACTCGTTAGGACAGTTCGATAACTAAAAACACGACGATTATAGTATTTGTACTACGATTCTATCGGGCTTACGAATaacatacatatattttttcAGAAAATAGTTGTTTAGCGAACGGAAGTATGGCCGATTAGGAACGCGCAAGAAACTGGGAAATTTATTCTTGTAGTTGTCGTCAAGTTTTTCGTTGCTCGCGAGCTTCTGAACGCCAGTTTTCCTTCACGGTGATTCCCCAATTGGCAGCAACTTCTGAATCCTGCTGCTCGAGCCCTCTATATGATACCTTTGAATGTTTAGTCGTAATGTTTAGAACTATAGACATGCGAATCGATGTTGTATTAGCCTAACGTATACTTAGAAATACATCGTTCGACGTACGTAGTAGTGCTTTTAAAtgtatcgttatttttattaCGGAACAACGAAGCGAAGCATGAAATTACTGAATAATGTTTTTTTAGGTGTAGAGGCTaggtttctatttctattttgttATTTGTTAGTTCCTGGATTAACGACCTACTTGTATAAATTAATGCAGCTCATACTTTAAAAGGGAGACGAATGTTTTGATTGTCTCTAGAAATTACTAAGATAAGATAGTTTAGCGCAGCGATAAAAAAAGGACTGACGCCGATAATTAAATTGACGATATCAGTGTTCGGAGAAAAGTAACGATTAAtggaaatattttagattacacgAACGACGTAAAATGTGCATTTTTGCGCACAGAATCGACGGAGCCATTGGTAATTTAAATTTCCCGTACCTTTCGAGCAATTTCAAGGCTTATTTCGATCAAAACCACGGTTTCCTCGCCGAGTTTTAAACACGAGAAACGGTTAAGAACGAACAAACATTTAAACGAGAAAGACGCCTATTTTCCGTCGATGTCCTGCTGCGTTACGATTAGGTTAGCTATCTCGTAGACCGCATAAatgtgcataataattcattagCCGTAACGCGAACGTCCTCGAGGACCTAAACCTATTCGAGGGTCTCGCGAATACAATATGTGATCAGAGAAagaataaaagaagaaaaaaagataAAATGTACAAGCGAGGAAACAGTCTAATTGTTAGGAAGAGAGATAAAAAGGACAAATTAATTTAACAGGCATTGTTTCTCCCTGATTGTCGCGAACGATTGACAAAAGTCGAATTCAACTAGTCGAATATCGATTCATTGGCGAGCCTTCTGATATTTTTTGTACCGCTCgaaagaaaaaacgaaaacgGAGGTTCGCGGAGCTTTTAGACGTTTAAGTCGTATCGTAGATACTTTCATAggctttgttttcttttttaattgtaCATTATGAATAAACGTTTTTTACAGAACTACGTGCTGCCTCTTATTCTTCTGGAAAATTGCTTAGAAGGTGAAATAATCGTACAACTTTCGCGCATCGTACAAAATCATCGTAtacgaaataatttaatttgcatCAGTGTCTTACATTCGCGTATACTTGTATcgtagaaaaataatttatttatttctctgtGACTCGTGTGCATGACTAGAGCGATTCTTAAGGCAACTGCGACCCTGACTAGATCGATCGTTAATAAATAGTTCGAGTACTCGTCGAAGATCTGCGGACTAGCTTAGATTCTTTTAAACACAGTGACAGTTATTACTCGATAAAATTAATTGGTAAGTATTCCCAAAACTTTTTAAGTTAGATTCCCGACCTCATCAAATTGGCGGTGTAGTCTCTTTGTTTGCTAGCCAAATGGAGGTCCAAGCTTCTCAGCATCCTGTCCCGAATTTCTTGATCGTAGCCAACctcttttttctgattttttaaCAAACCAGTTTTACGCTGCGCCATTCTGGGCTCGTTTCTCGAATAAATGCCCAGACGAAAGCCAGGATAAATCGTCTTCGACGAGGCATTCTTCCTCATTTCGTGAACCGCGTTCTTCATGAACTCCACCGCGGTTCTGCGACAGGTATCGTAACCCAGAAGTTGAATCTTTTTACCATGAATCGCTTCGAGCTGAGAATTTCTCGGCCTGGACGCTCTGTCGATGATGGTTCCAACAGCATCCGGCGTGCCCGGTAAATTCTCGAACACTTTTCGCAGAACTTCCTTCGTCAGGTCTTCCTCGCTGCTGGATTCCtctaaaatgaattttttaaatagcaaTAGCGATTTATTTAATCCTGAGGAAGAAAAGAAATCATAAAGTTTACCAAAGTAATTGTAGAGGGTCAAATTTAGTTTTGAGGAatcaattaataaataaaacttaatTCATTTTAATAAAAGTGTGTACTTAAATTTGTCTGTTAAATGTTATATTATAATTTCACATTATTGGTTCTTCTTGACTAATATGAGTtccttatacagggtggtccactTGTGCAGCTCGATAACTTCCAAAATATGCGTTAACGAAAAAATGTTGCatacaaaagttgcatggtttaaAGGGGTACATTTTTTAGTGCATTTATTTTTTCTATAGGTGGAGGCGTTTCGGAGATTTGAAGGTCAACTTCGtctttttaaatagaatgctatatttttgtatgaaaatatgaaagaatatcgaattctgagtaaaaaagtattaacctTTATTAGTCTAAAACCTAATAACTAACGCGTAATTTCACTTTACTTCTTGACAATTTTCTTCACGTAATATTAAATTGGAGACTCAACCTTATCACAGATTTCTGTAGAACAGTGAAAATAATCAAGGAATAAAGCGAAATTACTCGTTAGCTATTAGGTTTAGGGCTAATAAATATCAATACTTTTTTACGCAGAATTCaatattcttccatattttgatataaaaaatatagtattctatttaaaaaaacaaagttgaccttcaaatctccgaaacgcctccacctataaaaaaaataaatacactacATAATGTAACCCTTTAAACCATGTAAGTtttgtatacaaaattttttcgtgcaacgcatattttggaagTTATCGAACTGTACAAATTACgtagaccaccctgtatattgatctTAATTCTGATGAAACTTTGCGCAGATGTTCATTAGACTCACTTAAAAATTTAGCCATAACTGGTTCGTGCCACTTTTTATTTCGAAGGGAGAAATTAACCCTTCTGTTCGA
The window above is part of the Colletes latitarsis isolate SP2378_abdomen chromosome 2, iyColLati1, whole genome shotgun sequence genome. Proteins encoded here:
- the LOC143348784 gene encoding 6-phosphofructo-2-kinase/fructose-2,6-bisphosphatase isoform X2, with translation MCVIEPGKDKIAIRMPGVTKSPRKFAGVVIAMCGLPGRGKSQVAQCLSRRLNWNSYSTKVMRVSEYRRKRLDGYGEAVSHELFRPDHTANATLRAMAQGDAMHDCAAWLAAGNSVAILDATLVTRAQRAEVFDYFSGQLGYRVLFIECVCDDPVVLEQNYKEILRYSTDYVGVDPARAVEDLRLKVAHYVRSHEPMEEKIYPRIRIDTATMDIQTCKVSGHIETSVLGYLGSVTVKPHTLYFSRHGESEYNVLGKVGGDAVLSARGERYAQALATKFNAMRIPDLRILTSRLRRTIATARGVEAPQEHVAALNELHAGICEGLSYEEMQEQYPQEFAWRDQDKLRYRYPWGESYIDAMQRVEPVIANLQRSDNVLVVSHQAILRCIIGFFMDKKPEELPYMEVPLHTIIRASSQGFNYKLEFFKLPIECVNTTRVKPNNCSADRTADDALITVPAHFDIPDPWRNPGSGPTLVQQH
- the LOC143348784 gene encoding 6-phosphofructo-2-kinase/fructose-2,6-bisphosphatase isoform X1, whose translation is MPWVAACFDLLEASIHSYCLTVRNIALLAGILHEGNDDPTITLADHGSGSSDAQKGAPSSAAMAPSTEEQSQEPGKDKIAIRMPGVTKSPRKFAGVVIAMCGLPGRGKSQVAQCLSRRLNWNSYSTKVMRVSEYRRKRLDGYGEAVSHELFRPDHTANATLRAMAQGDAMHDCAAWLAAGNSVAILDATLVTRAQRAEVFDYFSGQLGYRVLFIECVCDDPVVLEQNYKEILRYSTDYVGVDPARAVEDLRLKVAHYVRSHEPMEEKIYPRIRIDTATMDIQTCKVSGHIETSVLGYLGSVTVKPHTLYFSRHGESEYNVLGKVGGDAVLSARGERYAQALATKFNAMRIPDLRILTSRLRRTIATARGVEAPQEHVAALNELHAGICEGLSYEEMQEQYPQEFAWRDQDKLRYRYPWGESYIDAMQRVEPVIANLQRSDNVLVVSHQAILRCIIGFFMDKKPEELPYMEVPLHTIIRASSQGFNYKLEFFKLPIECVNTTRVKPNNCSADRTADDALITVPAHFDIPDPWRNPGSGPTLVQQH
- the LOC143348912 gene encoding uncharacterized protein LOC143348912; this translates as MKRYSSAPCLADGHDDNKKIKSMEEPNAREYLQLALARVLELQREIKEGTYVTDHTSDLEESSSEEDLTKEVLRKVFENLPGTPDAVGTIIDRASRPRNSQLEAIHGKKIQLLGYDTCRRTAVEFMKNAVHEMRKNASSKTIYPGFRLGIYSRNEPRMAQRKTGLLKNQKKEVGYDQEIRDRMLRSLDLHLASKQRDYTANLMRSGI